A stretch of the Theileria equi strain WA chromosome 1, complete sequence genome encodes the following:
- a CDS encoding hypothetical protein (encoded by transcript BEWA_019770A), whose translation MFHYLCSLSQSLNYTCKTVLILLIIHNAALLKFNDNGTQSLFVPSHYTRTFSNGRSSKVQPLESSDSRITYIAEERYYKMITEKHSYVDKLINEHSKFDDKLQLRLNFLQCTQNHKLSEMLRRNSDESSHKLSVIADMKRRTPTHNPKCDDKVLSYIDAGEVALNMASAGFDVIFVNTDEIVYGGHVQDLHKSFLELRKLGRRKRPAIVMKDIFLHPIQIAQATEYRADGVLLNASILGNALENMLNACINMGTEAIVEVHDATEALRATDIGARILLVNQWDRVKNILKPTRALDIKDVIPEDVTTIACGGIMTIKQAHELALAGYDAVCFGRRLIYPDVPEFIKQVKDWKAPCKPILKMSKRMFFDYKTVNGVTEISLKENHLELLDEMNHFYFSERNDELISEIKKLSKKNIDESTNFTEQNLTPGEKSREITVNIGVPTSSDALIKVGTLAVSPEGQKEYIDQNREIAKLTIDRYRLKWFIEKKKWIKNNLHLYNNEEEAECAYDLKKGIEMYNQFKFKGKEYYPEVMSPEEIKETERVLFQNVQELYEKAPKINGKINLNFDEISSPPPILPTK comes from the exons atgtttcATTATCTCTGTAGCCTTTCACAATCCCTTAATTATACTTGTAAAACGGTTCTAATACTTCTAATTATACACAATGCAGCTTTACTAAAATTCAACGATAATGGCACTCAATCGTTATTTGTTCCTAGTCATTATACAAGAACCTTCTCCAATGGAAGATCTTCCAAGGTACAACCCCTGGAATCCAGTGATTCCAGGATCACCTATATCGCTGAGGAACGTTATTACAAGATGATAACAGAAAAACATTCCTATGTAGACAAATTAATAAATGAGCATTCAaaatttgatgataaactacaa CTACGTTTAAACTTCCTACAATGTACCCAAAACCACAAGTTATCAGAAATGCTAAGAAGGAATAGCGATGAATCATCACACAAACTATCTGTCATCGCAGatatgaaaagaagaacaCCTACACACAATCCAAAGTGCGACGATAAGGTTTTATCATACATTGATGCTGGTGAAGTTGCACTAAATATGGCATCCGCTGGGTTTGATGTTATCTTTGTTAACACAGATGAGATTGTATATGGAGGTCACGTACAAGATCTACACAAGAGTTTTCTCGAATTAAGAAAACTAGGAAGACGTAAAAGACCAGCTATTGTAATGAAGGATATATTTCTGCACCCTATACAAATTGCTCAAGCTACAGAGTATAGAGCTGATGGTGTTCTACTTAATGCATCGATCTTAGGAAATGCCCTGGAAAATATGTTAAATGCCTGTATTAATATGGGAACTGAGGCTATAGTAGAAGTTCATGATGCTACAGAAGCATTGAGGGCCACAGATATTGGTGCACGTATTTTATTG GTTAATCAATGGGATAGggtgaaaaatattttaaaaccGACAAGGGCACTAGACATTAAAGATGTAATACCTGAAGATGTGACCACGATTGCATGTGGAGGTATAATGACAATAAAACAGGCACATGAACTTGCACTAGCAGGATACGACGCAGTTTGTTTTGGTAGAAGACTGATTTATCCAGATGTACCCgaatttataaaacaaGTTAAAGATTGGAAGGCACCTTGTAAACcaatattaaaaatgagTAAAAGAATGTTTTTTGATTATAAAACTGTAAATGGAGTAACCGAAATAAGTTTGAAGGAAAATCATTTGGAACTTTTAGATGAGATGAATCACTTTTATTTTAGTGAaagaaatgatgaattaATCTCAGAAATAAAAAAACTTAGTAAGAaaaatattgatgaaaGTACAAATTTCACGGAACAAAACCTCACTCCAGGGGAGAAATCCAGAGAAATAACTGTAAATATCGGTGTACCCACAAGTTCTGACGCTCTCATTAAAGTG GGAACATTGGCTgtatctccagaaggaCAAAAGGAATATATTGATCAGAATAGGGAGATAGCCAAGTTAACAATAGATAGATACAGATTAAAGTGGTTTAttgagaagaaaaaatGGATTAAAAATAATCTACATTTGTATAATAACGAAGAAGAGGCTGAATGTGCTTATGATTTGAAAAAAGGTATAGAAATGTACAATCAATTTAAGTTCAAAGGTAAAGAATATTATCCTGAGGTAATGTCTCCCGAAGAAATTAAAGAAACAGAGCGTGTATTATTTcaaaatgtacaagaattATATGAAAAGGCACCTAAAATAAATGGGAAGATCAATTTAAATTTCGACGAAATTTCGTCACCACCTCCTATTTTACCAACTAAATAA
- a CDS encoding WD domain, G-beta repeat domain containing protein (encoded by transcript BEWA_019780A) — MGIGEIYTDVTPFNGSYRPQRELVGHQKGVRCACSIGTDYLTLLSDEGIDMIAISNVEYLVSGGTEGEVIIWKLDKSGGCDLHLRFMAHINTVMCICPSKLTNDFFDQSDLENDNKKIRILESKLCIYTSGRDKLIHRFNLAGKKLLTLEGHNDAVCSLHEMSDPSKLVSGSWDGTAIVWNVLSGTKEYVLPCDGYQYSDVCKSRSFNVIFSASEDKTVRVWNLENGQHLQTLSLESSIWQVVETEFNGIATIESTGRILLWSLEPGKEHVNDQIPVSKPSKRIEHNKLYDMTLFKKFNSEKAHELLKEYNGKSGIVLTAQELIYLDKIFQKDIMHSKLSSSDSTWIIKLIQWPVIQRLPVFDLIKALASYHITEQLFRGRNNGSSIIISACDTLLSTESNVQLLTVTLQMLSNLLYPSLSRNLILCHSKKILESVQAVTNDRSRMIQQALAAFSQNFVIALIYNNDRAAITHVIELIERSLKVCNDLLAEHNSEYTWADMVILKHSQSLDMIIKNNLISKTDISENMFSIMTSLNGLINSHEKSDFRCSKLVKCIIEQLR, encoded by the exons ATGGGCATTGGTGAAATTTATACGGATGTCACACCCTTCAATGGTTCATATCGACCACAAAGGGAACTTGTTGGACATCAGAAAGGAGTGCGTTGTGCTTGTAGTATAGGTACTGATTATTTGACTCTACTTAGTGATGAAGGTATCGACATGATAGCTATATCAAATGTAGAATATCTGGTTAGTGGAGGAACTGAAGGTGAAGTAATAATATGGAAACTAGACAAATCAGGTGGGTGTGATCTTCACCTACGTTTTATGGCCCATATAAATACCGTAATGTGTATTTGTCCTTCGAAACTAACCAACGACTTTTTTGACCAATCAGACttggaaaatgataataAGAAGATAAGGATTTTGGAAAGCAAACTTTGCATTTACACATCTGGAAGAGATAAATTAATACATCGATTTAATTTGGCTGGGAAAAAACTGTTGACCTTGGAG GGTCACAATGATGCAGTTTGCAGTCTCCACGAAATGTCTGATCCATCCAAACTAGTTAGTGGTAGTTGGGATGGAACTGCTATTGTCTGGAACGTATTATCTGGAACAAAGGAATACGTTCTTCCATGTGATGGATATCAATATTCAG aTGTTTGCAAATCACGGTCCTTTAACGTAATTTTTAGCGCATCAGAAGACAAAACTGTGCGAGTATGGAATTTAGAAAATGGGCAGCATCTGCAAACATTGTCATTGGAATCTTCGATATGGCAG GTAGTTGAAACTGAATTTAATGGTATAGCAACCATTGAATCAACGGGAAGAATATTACTTTGGTCTTTAGAACCTGGAAAAGAACATGTGAACGATCAGATTCCCGTCTCAAAACCTTCCAAAAGGATAGAGCATAATAAATTATATGATATGACTTTgtttaaaaaatttaaTTCCGAAAAGGCACATGAGTTATTAAAAGAATATAATGGTAAATCTGGCATTGTATTAACTGCACAAGAACTGATTTATcttgataaaatatttcaaaagGATATAATGCACTCAAAGCTAAG CTCCTCGGATTCTACTTGGATTATTAAATTGATACAATGGCCCGTTATTCAAAGGCTACCGGTGTTTGACCTCATAAAGGCTTTGGCTTCCTATCATATTACAGAACAACTATTCAGGGGAAGAAATAACGG ATCCAGTATAATAATATCAGCATGTGATACTTTGCTATCCACTGAAAGTAATGTGCAATTACTCACTGTAACATTACAGATGCTTTCAAATCTACTCTACCCATCTTTATCACGTAACTTGATATTATGCCATAGTAAAAAG ATACTAGAGTCTGTGCAAGCTGTAACGAATGATCGTTCTAGGATGATCCAGCAGGCACTCGCGGCATTTTCTCAAAATTTCGTAATAGCATTGATATATAACAATGATAGAGCTGCTATTACGCATGTTATTGAACTTATAGAAAGATCTTTGAAAGTTTGTAATGATCTTTTGGCAGAGCATAATAGTGAATATACTTGGGCAGACATGGTTATTCTGAAGCATAGTCAATCTCTGGATATGATCATTAAAAACAATCTCATATCAAAAACCGATATTTCTGAAAATATGTTCTCAATAATGACTTCTCTAAATGGGTTGATCAATTCACATGAGAAATCTGATTTTCGCTGTTCAAAACTAGTAAAGTGTATAATTGAGCAATTACGATAA
- a CDS encoding hypothetical protein (encoded by transcript BEWA_019790A), with amino-acid sequence MLNTLKCVYIFRRYRIQYTRGTIVGRTWYPRVDSKKIHVVLLKDTLGLGYKGQIVETTRGHANYYLIPEGIAVYANWQNIDLYADPKLNSIRDINDGKIGFNTTTSRLSKHSDIFIGNTLKLNFTVPTLIHSTQVLCSPMPLSKILDVFAKQHHIDILPSQVIKVNIQGGEQLEFDNDEKNFYNIGNYEIFTKFPLCKNAENILTFELEIKAVDLNENINDDSNVESIKFQLPQ; translated from the exons atgttaaaCACACTGAAATGTGTGTATATTTTTAGACGCTACAGAATCCAATACACAAGAGGGACTATTGTTGGACGCACGTGGTATCCACGAGTAGATAGTAAAAAAATCCACGTGGTCCTTCTTAAAGATACATTAGGTTTGGGATATAAAGGTCAGATTGTGGAAACTACCAGAGGTCACGCAAATTACTATCTTATACCCGAAGGAATAGCAGTTTATGCAAATTGGCAAAATATAGACCTGTATGCAGACCCTAAACTAAATTCCATCCGTGATATAAATGACG GAAAAATCGGATTCAATACAACGACTTCACGACTTTCAAAACACAGTGATATATTCATCGGAAACACTCTGAAATTAAATTTTACTGTGCCAACGCTTATACATAGCACACAAGTCCTCTGTTCACCTATGCCACTTTCTAAAATATTGGATGTATTCGCAAAACAGCATCACATCGATATACTACCATCGCAAGTTATAAAGGTAAATATACAAGGTGGAGAGCAGTTGGAGTTTGACAACGATGAAAAAAACTTTTACAACATAGGGAACTATGaaatatttacaaagtttCCACTCTGTAAAAATGCAGAGAATATCCTAACCTTTGAGTTAGAAATCAAAGCAGTGGATCTTAATGA GAATATTAACGATGATTCTAATGTAGAGTCAATTAAATTTCAACTACCACAATAA
- a CDS encoding hypothetical protein (encoded by transcript BEWA_019800A), with product MGIIQFCCMKSILTIILLTFITNNTLYTHSIGLKASSKDNQKLTSSGTSRYMEPHTHNTSEDPNNIPLNNLTIEVLPNDDEEDDGFLQFGLLRDAYGYGESLKTIGSE from the exons ATGGGTATAATTCAATTTTGTTGTATGAAGTCCATTTTAACCATAATATTACTCACCTTTATCACGAACAATACATTATACACACACTCTATTGGCTTAAAGGCGAGTTCAAAG GATAACCAAAAATTGACCAGTTCTGGCACATCACGTTATATGGAACCGCATACACATAATACAAGTGAAGATCCTAACAACATCCCATTGAATAATCTG ACAATTGAAGTGTTGCCAAATGACGACGAAGAAGATG ATGGTTTCCTTCAATTTGGATTATTGAGAGATGCCTATGGCTATGGAGAATCATTAAAGACGATTGGAAGCGAATGA
- a CDS encoding hypothetical protein (encoded by transcript BEWA_019810A) — protein sequence MGTMSVTTYYCYYTTNVTAKRKKWHDGIAVAKATHGFVRLALYEYDAIEDKRGKSIDNLDIFNETHNSLSRKEFTTPWHIIEVANISGSNSMDQKKIGRSTPLSICSGFMKKQTDTTYRQNPPYNHYISNYSQPSPISSIDELKEIHDISNAENIDVRDIVRKINVMLDGI from the exons ATGGGTACGATGAGTGTAACTACATACTATTGTTATTACACAACCAACGTGACTGCCAAACGTAAAAAGTGGCATGATGGTATAGCTGTGGCTAAGGCCACCCATGGATTTGTCAGATTAGCACTATATGAGTATGACGCCATCGAGGACAAACGTGGGAAGTCAATAGATaatttggacatttttaaTGAGACACATAACTCACTATCAAG AAAGGAATTCACGACGCCGTGGCACATAATTGAGGTAGCGAATATTTCAGGTTCTAACAGCATGGACCAAAAAAAAATTGGACGAAGCACACCCCTTTCAATTTGTTCAGGGTTCatgaaaaaacaaacaGATACTACCTACAGACAAAATCCCCCTTACAACCACTATATCTCCAATTATTCACAACCCTCGccaatttcatcaatagATGAATTAAAAGAAATACatgatatttcaaatgcCGAAAATATCGATGTCCGTGACATTGTTCGGAAGATCAACGTAATGCTTGATGGTATCTAG